AATGGCAATTGGTTTTACTAAAGCCAAGTCTGAAGAAATGCTATTCGCTACACCAGGATACTGAATTTTAACGGCTAATTTTTTATTGTTTTTTACTGCCAAATGAACCTGTCCAATACTCGCAGCGTTCACTGAATTGGGATTGAATTCGTCAAAAATTTCGTAGGGTGTTTTTCCCAAATTTGATTTGAATGTTTTCAAAACCAAAGGTGCTGATAATGGCGGCACCGAAAATTGAGACAATGAAAATTTTTCTACATACGCTTGAGGTAAAAAGCTTTTGTCCATACTCAACATTTGAGCTACCTTCAAAGCACTTCCTTTTAAACTTTTTAAACCATCGTAAATATCTTCGGCATTGTCTTCATTCAATTTGTCGCGATTTAGTGTCGGGTTGACTACTTTTTCGCCATAGTATTTTAAATAATTGACTCCTACTTTCGCCCCCGTTTGTACTAATTTGCTAGCACGTTCAATTTTAGAAGTAGGAATATAATCGATTGTTTTCATTTAGTTGTGTTGTATTTTTTCTTTGAATAGGAATTTTCCAAAATCAATTAGGCTTTCTAATGGAGCGGTATTCATTAATTCAAAAGATGCTTTTACCGATTTTTCAATAAAAAGATCTGTTTTTTCAAAAGATGCAGAGCTGTCGTCTAACCAGAATTTCAGAGTCATCATCAGCTGAAACCAAGCTGATTCTTGTAACGCTTTTTCTTGAATCTCTTGAAACTTTTCTTGTTTCAAACGGTATTCGTCAGAAATGATTCCGCTAACAAAATCTTTAAATCCATTTCGTAAACTAGATAATTGCATCAAACCTTGTAATGGATTTTTGTTTCCTTTCAAACTCAACACCACATAGCTACGGTTAGCCGATAATAATTCAAAAAAAGTAAAGTAGAAACTTAGCATTTTACTTTTCATGTCATAGTATTCATAGTCTTTGTCCTTACCTAAAAGTTCTATGGTTTTAGCTAAAAAAGTGCTAAAAATTTCTTTTTCAACTCCTTCAAGCCCTCCAAAGAAATTGTAAAATTCCGTTTCTGATAGTCCATTAGCTTTCGCAAAATGATATACAGACTTAGGTTTTTCATTGTTTTCCAGGGTGTCTTGCATGAACATTGATACTATCTTGTCTTTTGTCAAAGTTGATTTTTTAGTAGCCATTTTCAAATCGTTTTCAAATTAGAGCATAAAGATATGAAATGTTTAACAAAATATAAAAAAAGTTAAACAAAATATTTGTTTATATTTGTAATGAATTCGAACTATAATACTAAGTCGGTTATGAAAAAAAATGTTCTTTTGACGGGAGGTACCGGATTTATTGGGAAAATATTGACCGAATTATTAATTGCTAACGGTTTTTCTGTTTCGATTTTGAGTCGTTCAGTAAAACAAAATCATACCGACATTTCGTACTTTCAATG
This sequence is a window from Flavobacterium ammoniigenes. Protein-coding genes within it:
- a CDS encoding TetR family transcriptional regulator C-terminal domain-containing protein; the protein is MATKKSTLTKDKIVSMFMQDTLENNEKPKSVYHFAKANGLSETEFYNFFGGLEGVEKEIFSTFLAKTIELLGKDKDYEYYDMKSKMLSFYFTFFELLSANRSYVVLSLKGNKNPLQGLMQLSSLRNGFKDFVSGIISDEYRLKQEKFQEIQEKALQESAWFQLMMTLKFWLDDSSASFEKTDLFIEKSVKASFELMNTAPLESLIDFGKFLFKEKIQHN